A section of the Lineus longissimus chromosome 1, tnLinLong1.2, whole genome shotgun sequence genome encodes:
- the LOC135493657 gene encoding SUMO-conjugating enzyme UBC9-B-like, translating into MTSGGICLGRLSEERKAWRKDHPFGFVARPVKNPDGTLNLMNWECAIPGKKGTPWEGGVYKLTMIFKDDYPSTPPKCKFVPPLFHPNVYPSGTVCLSLLDDEKDWRPAVTIKQILLGIQDLLNDPNVRDPAQAEAYTIFCQDRTEYDRRVRKQAENHKPTDHLS; encoded by the exons ATGACCTCCGGTGGAATTTGCCTAGGGCGTCTTTCAGAAGAACGCAAGGCGTGGCGAAAAGACCATCCTTTT GGTTTCGTTGCTCGTCCAGTCAAAAACCCAGATGGTACGCTTAACCTTATGAATTGGGAGTGCGCTATTCCTGGCAAAAAAGGG ACACCATGGGAGGGGGGCGTTTATAAATTGACAATGATTTTCAAAGATGATTACCCATCAACTCCaccaaaat GTAAATTTGTTCCACCACTTTTCCACCCAAATGTCTATCCCTCAGGAACAGTGTGTCTCTCATTGTTAGATGATGAGAAGGATTGGAGACCAGCAGTCACAATAAAACAG aTTCTTCTTGGAATCCAGGACTTATTAAATGACCCAAATGTAAGGGACCCTGCACAGGCTGAGGCTTATACAATTTTCTG cCAAGATCGCACCGAGTATGACAGGCGGGTACGGAAACAGGCTGAAAATCACAAACCAACGGACCATCTATCTTAA
- the LOC135493728 gene encoding nuclear pore complex protein Nup85-like, which translates to MAADRNSEVPVTVIEDDMCRVGMKPVWGFGNQLFTYASAGSISFRDEPSGVPCPGAQVHEVKWATDMHNDYTRKLVNESHNIFMSLQQSHQPDTDGPGSSTKPHLLKVSRHYRSVIKACIMDLQNDTLESTMDEVQKNYYENQIQLLDMIELIWSLCEILFIDSAPGGMVLLQLLDWLKWHFTEGDKLAASVMRDEHPSDHDQYWPAVYCYLLQGRVEETRKLLSAHSQHNTETFRCIDELLRKMPIFKYFTGQSLAEFDLRWRHWQDECESRLDEQFFITDTNLELVCRILCGQMDAFKELQGFCEPWYHMLISMQFYQNPTVKVFELQHYAQESIDVCAGNALLAPLDSILLAALEFDIHQVIKESSTHLSNWWFVAHLTDLLHHCGQLELQKLNFGSNLREYLLLDYASSLMSHSSLWQIGADYFDHCPEFGRHYLQNYLEHIPLETEKKALKVYNACEKRGMHEQVISICKVMSMTALRNKRLGTALTWCLKCKDVSLATYLSQKFLDEYSEHGSFIDLDLIDNLGSTMLLSNRLTFLGKYREFHRLYEEGEFHEAARLLLSLLTAKLAHRKFWLTLLTDALPLLEADEVIFNSQQTYELMHCLTEIRLALKLDEKSGKKVAKSEEQDTSKLDIMKLALARNLARADILEGSIIS; encoded by the exons ATGGCGGCTGACAGAAATTCGGAAGTGCCAGTGACG gtgATCGAAGATGATATGTGCCGGGTGGGGATGAAACCAGTTTGGGGATTTGGTAACCAGCTCTTTACATATGCCAGTGCTGGCAGCATATCATTTAGAG ATGAGCCAAGTGGGGTCCCCTGCCCAGGAGCTCAGGTTCATGAGGTAAAGTGGGCAACAGATATGCACAATGACTACACAAGGAAACTGGTCAATGAATCTCACA ATATCTTCATGAGTCTACAACAAAGTCATCAACCTGATACAGATggcccagggtcctccactaaGCCACA TCTCCTGAAGGTTAGCAGACACTATAGATCTGTAATAAAGGCCTGTATCATGGATTTACAGAATGATACTCTTG AGTCCACCATGGATGAAGTACAGAAGAATTACTACGAAAATCAAATACAGCTGCTGGACATGATTGAGTTGATCTGGAGTTTATGTGAAATCCTCTTCATTGACTCTGCACCAG GTGGCATGGTGTTGCTACAGCTCCTTGACTGGCTGAAGTGGCACTTCACAGAGGGAGACAAACTCGCAGCTAGTGTGATGAGAGACGAGCATCCCAGTGATCATGATCAGTACTGGCCAGCG GTGTATTGCTATCTCTTGCAAGGAAGAGTTGAAGAGACAAGGAAGTTACTCTCAGCTCATAGCCAGCACAACACTGAAACATTCAGGTGCATTGACGAGTTACTCAGGAAAATGCCCATTTTCAAG TATTTCACCGGACAGTCGTTGGCCGAGTTTGATCTACGGTGGCGCCACTGGCAAGATGAATGTGAAAGTCGACTTGATGAGCAATTCTTTATTACTGACACTAATTTGGAACTTGTGTGTCGG ATTCTTTGCGGTCAGATGGATGCTTTCAAGGAACTGCAGGGGTTCTGTGAACCTTGGTATCACATGTTGATCTCCATGCAGTTCTACCAGAATCCAACTGTCAAAGTATTTGAGTTACAGCATTATGCACAG GAAAGCATTGATGTCTGTGCTGGCAATGCTCTCTTGGCTCCACTCGACAGTATCCTTCTGGCAGCCCTGGAGTTTGATATTCACCAGGTCATTAAGGAGAGCAG CACTCACCTGAGTAACTGGTGGTTTGTAGCCCATCTTACTGATCTTCTTCATCACTGTGGACAGCTGGAACTTCAGAAACTCAA ctttggttcaAATCTCCGGGAATATCTTCTTCTTGATTATGCATCCAGTTTGATGTCTCATTCAAG CCTTTGGCAAATTGGTGCTGACTACTTCGATCACTGTCCCGAATTTGGTCGACAttatttacaaaattacctGGAGCACATCCCTCTGGAGACTGAGAAGAAGGCATTGAAAGTTTACAATGCTTGCGAGAAGAGGGGTATGCATGAGCAGG TGATCAGCATCTGTAAAGTGATGAGCATGACAGCATTACGGAACAAGCGATTAGGAACCGCTCTTACATGGTGCTTAAAGTGCAAG GACGTGTCTCTTGCAACATATCTATCACAGAA ATTTCTTGATGAATATAGCGAACATGGTAGTtttattgaccttgaccttatagACAATCTTGGATCAACCATGTTGCTAAGCAACAGATTGACATTCCTTG gTAAATACAGAGAATTTCACCGGCTGTATGAAGAGGGGGAATTCCATGAGGCAGCCAGGTTACTGCTGTCACTGCTCACTGCCAAATTAGCACACAGAAA GTTTTGGTTGACCCTCCTTACTGATGCCTTGCCATTGTTGGAGGCAGATGAG GTGATATTCAATAGCCAGCAAACCTATGAACTGATGCACTGCCTCACTGAAATCAGACTTGCTTTGAAATTGGATGAAAAGTCGGGGAAGAAGGTGGCGAAG TCAGAGGAGCAGGACACAAGTAAGCTGGACATCATGAAGTTGGCATTGGCAAGGAATCTGGCCCGGGCAGACATTCTTGAAGGATCAATTATCTCGTAG
- the LOC135493804 gene encoding ketimine reductase mu-crystallin-like, with amino-acid sequence MASKHSAASKMPIFIGPEECEKYLDLQELYRTLEGAFGSYSRGTTGGIIQPVRTVLPVEKYEGFYGVMPVFSEKDNALGTKLVSFYSKNTDIATHQAVIVLNNASDGSVKAILDGGVITDIRTAMSSAVATKVLKKSSSPMTLAILGAGAQAISHHKVFSKLFDLSEVRIWSRTFSKVEQLSAQLGAKPCRSAEEAVKDADVIVTATMSKTPILMAEWVKSGAHINSVGACRPDWHEVDPILMRKASVFCDSREAAAKESGDIILAEADIYAEIGEILNGTISHVGPDKTTVFKSLGMAIEDIVSAKLVYDNYIKENA; translated from the exons ATGGCCTCCAAACATTCGGCTGCTAGCAAAATGCCAATATTTATTGGCCCTGAAGAATGTGAAAAGTATCTCGATTTGCAAGAATTATATCGAACTTTAGAAGGTGCCTTTGGTAGTTACTCCCGAGGAACGACTGGTGGTATCATTCAACCTGTCAGGACAGTTTTGCCAGTCGAAAAATACGAAGG GTTTTATGGAGTAATGCCAGTATTTAGTGAAAAGGATAATGCTTTGGGGACTAAACTTGTTTCATTCTACTCAAAGAACACAGACATTGCAACTCATCAAGCTGTTATTGTCCTCAATAATGCATCAGATGGAAGTGTTAAGGCT attttggATGGTGGTGTGATAACTGACATAAGAACTGCAATGTCTTCAGCTGTGGCTACTAAAGTCTTGAAGAAATCTTCATCTCCAATGACGTTGGCTATCCTTGGAGCTGGGGCGCAGGCTATAAGTCATCATAAGGTTTTCAGTAAACTTTTTGACTTATCAGAG GTTCGTATTTGGAGCCGAACATTTTCTAAAGTTGAGCAGCTGTCAGCCCAGCTTGGAGCTAAGCCATGCAGATCAGCAGAAGAAGCTGTGAAGGATGCCGACGTCATTGTCACAGCAACAATGTCAAAAACACCTATCCTGATGGCTGAGTGGGTAAAATCTGGTGCTCATATCAACA GCGTTGGTGCTTGCCGGCCAGACTGGCACGAGGTGGACCCTATTCTAATGAGAAAGGCTTCAGTGTTCTGCGATAGTAGGGAAGCAGCAGCGAAAGAATCGGGGGATATTATACTGGCTGAG GCGGATATCTATGCCGAAATTGGAGAAATATTGAATGGTACAATTTCGCATGTTGGCCCAGATAAGACAACAGTCTTCAAGTCGTTAG GAATGGCGATAGAAGATATAGTGTCTGCCAAGCTCGTCTATGACAACTACATCAAAGAAAAtgcatga